The nucleotide sequence agaAACTGCAATCTTCACCGAGCATACACAGACTAGCATGATAGCGACCAGTATCAAAGCCAAATAGAATGGCTGGCAAATAACATTAAGCCGATTGGCGAATCTGTTCAAatggatattttaaaaattgattggACGTTCATTTAACATCGGATTAGTACAGAGAATGCAAGGCTATGttttaaaggtttaaaatTAGAGTTTTGGccatatatatctatacttaaCAGTTTAAACGTATATCCCCCTGGgaataaaagtttttgtaaattgtttcTACAgtagtgttagcctagtgagAAGGACtgatttagaatattttctttctagCACAATAAACActtgcatttataatattatttattataattattattgaagtgtTAAAGAGTATAGAGTTATTATAAAAGCCAGTCGATTTTCTTTCAAAAGCTTtggcaaataatatttttggaatagaatattatatattataataaatttggaatataatatttgagtgAGATCTGCTCAACTTATATCTTCGAAATGAAAGTATGATTTAGTATACTGGAATATcgcttcattatttataacttatctatctatataaatacctAAATCTATCTCCATATATGTAACTTACCGTTTCGTTCTAACATAATGCTGAATACATTGTGATAAAACAGAAGTGCAAGCGACTTGCCACCTCTCATTTCTAGTACCAATCACTTCTAAAACTAAGTCATCTAGATAAGTCactataaatgttattatttgtagTTGTCGAATCACTTGACAGACGAGCAAAATTATCATTGCCTGGAGACCGGGATATGCTGGAAATAACAttgcttaaattatatttttcactatCAGATaccgcgagtgcgttgccggccttttaacgGCCGGCGGCGGTTGCATATTTGTTTCGTGTATTGATCTTAGTATTTAACTTATTGGTAAGTAAGCCAAGTGgtttcagcatgcgactctcatccatgaggtcgtaggttcgattcccggtgcattagactttctgtctatgagCTTTTAACGGTGCATTACATTGTAAGGAAACCAGACATGTCTGTGACTCAAAAACTTCAACGGCGTGAGTCGGAGCACTGGCTGATTATTTACTTGCATATTAGAAAAGACGATCTCGAAACATATGCAGGAATTGGAGGTTCagattcattatattttaatataacaaatatagagATATAGAGGTAGATGTAGGGATCTCAAGAACATATCaagaagattattatttttaattttgttttttaccaAAGAAACATATACACTGTTTTTTGTAAACCCTAAGTACAaggtactttaataaaatcacggaaaaaggataaaaaattcaataatttataagtattaaaagtaAGTATGAAAAACCTACCTATGCAACATAAATACCCAGCATATGCGTGAAATATGAATGACGCAATGTACACATTAAAATCATCCAAGCTCCATGGAAACCACATATCAAacgctaaaaataataaaaatagatcacaatatttgattatattattctttatcaTCTAAAGTCTAAACTATACTGGTTCTGATTTAGGTGTACCgtcagtattattattaagtctgTTTATTGGGTTTTCGGATATAGCTTCAAAAGTAGTAAAGCTAGTACTTCAATTGAGACagtttgataatattaatcatatcCAATGACAAACAGTGaatagaaatgaaaaaaaccTTCCGGGCGTGGAATTTGTGTTTTGATTTCTATAATAAtcgttataataaatgtaacctAAACATTCATATGAAAACCGGACGAATAAACATTTGATTTTGAGATAATCGTATTTAACCAGGAggcattaattatataatattatataagtatcaAACGGAACTAAATCGAGTACGAATCAAGAACCCCCATTGAACCTCTGAAACAACAGTAAGTGTTTTCTCAGAAgcttttatatagatatatttttattttcattttatactcGCCAAATGTATCTTTAAATAGTAGTAtcgtaaattcatttttataaatttttccaTTTTGTGGTCGTGTGCCgagttttaacatattttttacatattatttattcgaaacgtaaatgtatatgaaacGTGTTGGTAATGCACCGAAATGTCGAGGGTAATCAAAACCATTCTAACGTGTTAATTACAAACGAATTCTTCAAATTACATAAACCATAGAGCTTACAATGTCATCAAACGAAACGGTATCGCATTccgtttgattgtgattggtcaagaGCATGTACATGCAACACGATACGTCATTCCTCTTGTGCAATCACATTTACACGCatcgtcatttgttttatattcaattgtaCGTATACAGTTTTGAtgtatagattaaaaataaaataaccttattttatttataaaaattgttatgccatcaaactatttaatcatcttttaaaatgttatagatCTGTGCGTTTTTTGCGTGGGtgagtatttaattataaatatcttaactGGTGTTATTATGACagtatgataattaatatgactGCATGTCTCATTTTCTATTGCTGATTTTGTGGTTGTTATTAATGAATGTACCACTTTCTTTGtaaatacacaatttatttatttattaatacgtaCCTAAAAGTCGTAAATTTTCGTCTTCCCTTATAATCATCATGTAAATTGGTCCACAAAGATATAATGTAGCGCATAACCAAACACTTGCGACGTATGTCTTCAATAATATCTTGGTTACCTTAAAAACTCTTAGTTGTGAAGTGAGTACTAGGTTCTTCAACTCATGGAGCTTACCCGTCGTAGTAGGTAACGATATAACTGACCTTACAAGTGGTATGTCTAAAGCTCGGTCACAAAACGCCATTTCTTCAACGAAAGCCTAAAATCAGACATTcatatcttatcttatatctttaaacgagcaattcttgtatatatataattggaatctcggaatcggctccaacgattttcatgaaatttagtatacgggggtttcgggggcgataaatcgatctagctaggaatcatttctagaaaatgatattttattcaaaaggtTTCAGGTTTagttttgtttcaaaatttaaaggtgttagtcaaataaaaacttaaatatgaatatctttattccataatatattcatatttcataattttattagtatgttaatcgtacttaaatataatttccaaaaaacacaattatttattataaaaaattattataaaaaaaataccagcaAAGCTCGGTCATACAGGTgctgtaatatattaaacaagcTTATATTTGAGCAATTAGTGAATAGTATTcgtgatatatatttaaacattaaataatgataatatacctGAAAATCCTTCttaaatatcaaacaaataccAAAAGAGATGAACATTATAACTCCAGTTGTCCACACGCAAGCTCCTTGAATACATACCAGCAAGTCAGATAGATTCGACATCACAAAAACCgaggtaaaaataaatgttaaaaaacctaaaagcaaaataaaagtCTGCATTATCAGCCATCCTTT is from Pieris rapae chromosome 7, ilPieRapa1.1, whole genome shotgun sequence and encodes:
- the LOC110995105 gene encoding uncharacterized protein LOC110995105, which encodes MDETFQVFDRILSFAGISIFAKPNWNSKGWLIMQTFILLLGFLTFIFTSVFVMSNLSDLLVCIQGACVWTTGVIMFISFGICLIFKKDFQAFVEEMAFCDRALDIPLVRSVISLPTTTGKLHELKNLVLTSQLRVFKVTKILLKTYVASVWLCATLYLCGPIYMMIIREDENLRLLAFDMWFPWSLDDFNVYIASFIFHAYAGYLCCIAYPGLQAMIILLVCQVIRQLQIITFIVTYLDDLVLEVIGTRNERWQVACTSVLSQCIQHYVRTKRFANRLNVICQPFYLALILVAIMLVCVCSVKIAVSPKLALETLKYYIHEFCFILVVFMFCTLGQQVENQCEKLELAVTEKWYIFNRKHKINVLVFNMALSQRMPIFVFGSITLSLPTFTWVIFQRYYLI